The genomic window GTGAAATCGATTTGATTGAAGAAGTAGCCCGCGTGTTCGGGTACAATAACATCGAAAGCAAGACAGTTTCTGCGATCGACTTCAATCACCCTTTCAGCAAACAGATCCTTGCCGACCGCATCTGTGATACTCTCGTCGGGTTTGGCTATCATGAGGCGCTGACCATTTCCATCCAATCAGAAGAGACAGCCCGTCTTGCGGGAGCAGCGCCGGTGGTTTTGATGAATCCTCTCGGCAAAGAGATGTCCACCATGCGGACGAGTCTCATTCCCGGCCTGCTGGAAGCTGCTGTGCGCAACCAGAGTTATGGTAATTCAGACCTCAGACTGTTCGAAATAGGGCATGTTTTCAGGGGGGATACCGAACCTCAAATGGTCGGGAATATTCGGGAGGATGAGCGGGTTTGCCTGTTTCTTTCTGGGCAGAGCCGCCCCAAACATTGGAACACGGAATCTGAACCGGTCACCCTTTATGACCTCAAGGGGGAGGTTGCCGACCTTCTGGACGCGTGCGGGCTTGACAGTTGGCGCTATATTTATTATTCTACGAGTGAAACTTTAGCTGAGAATCCTATCTTCGTTGAAATCAACGGTACGACAGCAGGATTTCTCGGGAAGGTTAAAGAGGAGGTTTGCAAGAGATTTGGCTTTGAGCAGGAAGCGTTTGTCGCTGAACTGACGCTTTCAACTCTCAAAACCGACAAGAAAAGGAAATATACGGCGTTGCCGAAATTTCCGAAAGTACATCGGGATGTTGCTTTTGTTGTGGATTCGAATGTTACAGCAGAGGCGCTGGAACAATGTATGAAGGAATCCGGCAGCGGTCTATTGCAGGAAGTTGAGTTGTTTGACATGTACGAAGGCGAGAATCTCCCGAAGGGAAAAAAGAGTCTCGCGTTCACGTTGGTCCTCCAGTCGCATGAAAAGACCCTCATTGATCATGAAATTGATTCAGAGGTCCGACGCATTGTTTCAAAGGCGGAGAGCGAACTCGGCGCAGAACTGAGAAGCGCATAACAACGAATTCACAAACAACAACAAGGCTCTTGAGTGGAGCAGCTTGCGCAAATCGAGGATTCAGTCAAAGCGTTGTGGGAAAAGGCGAAACGGGCTGGCGATACCATTGTCCGTTTGCGGGAAGAGAAACAAGCATTGACATCCGAAGTTCACGTGTTGCGGCAGGAGGTGGGGAAGTTGAAGGGTGAACTCGCGGCCAGAGAGCAACAACTGCAACGGCTTGTTGCCGCAGCCGGCGAAGCAAAATCTTCGATCGGCATGTCGAATGGTGAACGCGAGCAGCTCACCGCAAAGGTGAAGGAACTACTGGCGAGAATTGACGCCTACTTGTAGGCTCGTCCATTTCGCTATGTCGGGACTCACGATGTGCCGTACGCGCAAGCGTATGAGAGACAGTCAACGGTTCGGTTACAAAAAGGCAACTACAATGTCGGCAGACAGAAAAAGCATTCGAGTAAAGATCTTCGGGTCGGAGTATCCGCTACGGGGAGAGAGTGAGGATTTCACTCGGCGGGTGGCAACATACGTTGATGAAATGATCACCACCATCCATAACAAGATTCCCGAGCAGCCTACGCTGACCGTTGCTGTACTGTCTGCGTTGAATATCACGGAAGACCTCTTCAAAGAACGGGAACGATCGAAGGCAATGGCATCGGCTGTGGAAAGTGAAATTACCAAGCTTAACAATTACCTCGACACCTGCTTACAGGAGAACTAACCCGTGTTCATTCAACAAAAAGGAGTTTTCTGTTCTTTTATGGCACAAGGAACGCCGAGTACGGATGTTGTACAATCCGCACCGTCAACCGTCTCAAACATATTATAAAGAACCAACATTTTTTATAAGGGAGCCCGACTCGTGGGCGTTGATTACACGCCGCATTTCGCTTAGGCGGAATTCTTGCGATGACATCATGCCACTGGCGTGACGAGCGAGAGTGTGGAAGTAAAAGGCGCCCAGGCGAGCACCCATTATGTTTGGAAAGAGGTTCTTTACTAATTGACTCTTTTGGTTCGGTTGTGCCGTGCGGATTTTTTTTTGCTACGGCGATGGTGAGATGTAGCGGATCATTCTGAGAATACGGAGGTGGTATGGACATTTATATTTTGGTTCCGTTGGTGCTGCTTGCCTGCGGAATCAGTTTCTTCATCGGATGGTTTCTTAATCAGAAAAGCGGCGAAAACAAAATAGCGACTGCGACCGATCAAGCGAAAAAGATGATCGCTGATGCTGAAAAGGAAGCGGAGACACTCAAGCGCGAAAAACTGCTTGAAGTGAAGGACGAGTGGTACTCGAAGAAGAAAGAGTTCGATGCGGACGTTCAAAGCAAGCGCAGCAAACTTCAGGCGCAGGAAAAGGCCCTTGACTCGCGCGAAGAAAACATCGACCGGAAAGTCGAACTCATCAACAAGAAAGAGCGCGAGCAGACACAGATAAAAAGGCAAATCGAAGAGCGGGGGAAAGCCCTCGACAAAAGGCAGTCCGAACTCGACCAGATGATCGGAGAAGAGAACATCCGCCTCGAACGGGCATCAGGGTTGTCGCGGGAAGAGGCGAAGCGGGTTCTCATGGAAAACCTTGCCAACGACGCCCGCTCGGAAGCAGCTCACATGCTGAAAGAACTGCGCGACAAGGCGAAAGACGATGCGAAGAAAGAAGCGCAAAAACTGATCGTTCACGCAATTCAACGCACCGCCGCTGACCATTCCGTGGAAACGACAGTCAGCGTTCTGAACATCCAAAGCGATGAAATGAAGGGGAGGATTATCGGGCGTGAAGGCCGCAACATTCGCGCATTCGAGGCCGCGACGGGAGTGGATGTGATTGTTGATGATACCCCCGAGGCAGTCATCCTCTCGGGGTTTGACCCGTTTCGTCGAGAGGTTGCACGATTGTCACTCGAACGGTTGATTGCTGACGGAAGAATCCATCCCGCAAGGATTGAAGAGATAGTCGAAAAAGTCAAGCAGGAGCTGGAAGAAGATATCATCAAGACGGGTGAAAACACGCTTCTCGAACTTGGTTTGCACGGCGGACACAAGGAAATTCTGAAACTCATCGGTCGCATGAAGTATCGTTCAAGCTACGGCCAGAACATGTTGCAGCACAGCATTGAAGTAGCGTTTCTGACAGGCATGATGGCCGCCGAACTCGGGCTTGATGCGGGTCTCGCAAAGCGGGCGGGCTTGCTGCACGACGTCGGGAAATGTGTCGATAAGGGGGTTGAAGGGCCGCACGCCCTGCTCGGTTATGAAATCGGCAAGAAGTATGGTGAGCATCCGGTTGTGGTGAATGCCATCGGCTCTCACCACGACGATATCCCGATGGAATCGCCGATTGCTGCACTTGTGCAGGCTGCTGATGCGATCAGCGGCGCACGGCCGGGAGCTCGGCGCGAATCGGTGGAGGGATATGCCAAGCGTCTCGAAAAGCTCGAAACTTTTGCCAACTCATTTCAGGGTGTCGAGAAGACCTATGCCATTCAGGCCGGACGCGAGATTCGCGTTGTTGTCGAGCCGGGAAAGGTCGACGACGCAATGGCAGATCAACTCGCGCACGATATTGCGGCCAAAATCCAGCAGGAGATGGAATACCCGGGCCAAATCAAGGTGATGGTTATCCGTGAATTCAGATCAGTTGCCATAGC from Bacteroidota bacterium includes these protein-coding regions:
- a CDS encoding cell division protein ZapA; protein product: MRDSQRFGYKKATTMSADRKSIRVKIFGSEYPLRGESEDFTRRVATYVDEMITTIHNKIPEQPTLTVAVLSALNITEDLFKERERSKAMASAVESEITKLNNYLDTCLQEN
- the rny gene encoding ribonuclease Y gives rise to the protein MDIYILVPLVLLACGISFFIGWFLNQKSGENKIATATDQAKKMIADAEKEAETLKREKLLEVKDEWYSKKKEFDADVQSKRSKLQAQEKALDSREENIDRKVELINKKEREQTQIKRQIEERGKALDKRQSELDQMIGEENIRLERASGLSREEAKRVLMENLANDARSEAAHMLKELRDKAKDDAKKEAQKLIVHAIQRTAADHSVETTVSVLNIQSDEMKGRIIGREGRNIRAFEAATGVDVIVDDTPEAVILSGFDPFRREVARLSLERLIADGRIHPARIEEIVEKVKQELEEDIIKTGENTLLELGLHGGHKEILKLIGRMKYRSSYGQNMLQHSIEVAFLTGMMAAELGLDAGLAKRAGLLHDVGKCVDKGVEGPHALLGYEIGKKYGEHPVVVNAIGSHHDDIPMESPIAALVQAADAISGARPGARRESVEGYAKRLEKLETFANSFQGVEKTYAIQAGREIRVVVEPGKVDDAMADQLAHDIAAKIQQEMEYPGQIKVMVIREFRSVAIAK